A window of Etheostoma spectabile isolate EspeVRDwgs_2016 chromosome 24, UIUC_Espe_1.0, whole genome shotgun sequence genomic DNA:
tattaaaATAGACCTAACAATATGCATAGTCAATATTACTTTCCTTAGTGAAATAACTTCATAGAGTGAAAAGGATCGTCTCTCCCAGACAACCATTTCACTCTTTCAGGTAACCATACCAACACAGTAAACCCTTTTCCATGTGGACCTGGCGCCATGATGAGCCTACCTTCTGTGTCCTGAGCCAGCTCTGTGTCCATGAACTTCCTTTTCCGGTCGCTGAGACATCTCTCTGCTCCCTCCGCGTGACATTTCTACGGGTTTGCCAACAAATGTGTTTAGTGAACATAAATAGGAAACCCTAAATGCAACCAGATGTAGATCAGCTTTCTGCACAGGGTGGAAAAACTCACACTCTCTGGGACCACGAAAGGGACCTGCTGGTCATAAAAGCCGTCCATGTTGCAGGAGTCTTCACCCTGCAATAAGGAGGGGCTGGAGGACAGATGAGCACAATATGTTAGATGCACAATGCATtggctactactactactactactactactacctcCATTGAACTAAAATCTTTTTCATGTATCTTTTGCTGACATACTGACCCCCACAGCGAGGTTTACAGTGACTGTAAAAGCTTTATCACCAACGACAGAGTTATGCAACCTCCTGTAACTTCAATCTGACATGAATACAAGCTGCAGGAGGAAGCTGCCAGTTGAGATAAACAGAAAGCAGCGGTATAGTCCATGAGTCAATTAACCAAAATGTTAACCGCCATTACAATTTTGTCTCCTAATGatctcaaaaacaaaataaatcaagagGGAAAAAAGGGTTATTTCGCTGTGACTGCCCTGAGCCTATACATGTATCCTGGGGTCTGTCTTGTGAGCTTGCAGATTTGTGGCTGAGGTGCTAACGAGATGACTGGGAGCACCTGGCCTGTCCTCCCAGGATAATTAACCCCACCTGCCCCGGGACCAGTGTGCAGCATTCCCTTCACCAACACCGTCAGGACCCCATTCTGTTTAGTTATTTCCTCCGTTAGCTACTTAGCATTTCCCATTCCTGCATCCATTCACTCTCATACAACCACACCTCATCCCCTTCCTGTTTGcattattatttcataaatgTCCCTTCATTATTGTTAAGTTGACTGTGCATCTTCCTATTTTGTTGTGGCCTTTGAGCCTGTTTTTTGCCTTGTGttctaaatgaaaaacaatgatGGGTAATCTAAAAGTTctaggtgttttcactgttaatCTGTTTAActttttccctgtttttttttttttacttcaataaATTTAACATATTTCCAAAAGTGAATGAGGAGTTGTGTTAAATATGtcaattcaattctatttatagAGCACCAAATCACAAccacagttatctcattgcgcttttcataacagagcaggtctagaccgtactctggtatttacagaaacccaacaataatcgtgatttcaatattttttttccatattgAAGCGATTTTCCATCAGTCTGGCAGCACTGTTACTCATTAATGTAGATTGGATAAATCTTTGTCTTAATGTCACAAaaactttctcttttctttttttaaacgtggtgttaaaaaaaaaaaagttgtatcaAGTGGTCAAACATGGCATAGCCTAAAGAGTTCCAGTCTGCTGAAGAATAGGGTGGCTGTAACAGATTTATAGGAAGGCAATTAAAGGAATAGTGCCCCATTTTGAGAAATTTCCTGAACATGACTACACAACTGGctttaaaatgataaaacatgtttaagaaTATAATCATTGTTTTGTGTGACAACATAATCTCAActcaaaaatcatcttttgacCACATCTCACAGTTTTCACGGCTGAATGGAGCTGGCTCAGGTGTCAACACACCAGTAAAGTGGGGCTTTCAGTCCAGATTGTCACACATACAGCTCCAACGGTCAAGAATTAACTTTAGGGTTAAATTATTGTTtcgatttttgttaacaaattGTATCAGAAATCATGTAGGCTATGCTTTACAACGTTACTCCAATAAAGTGGCTTTTATATAGGTTAGTAACTTTATAAGACTTCCATTAGCATAggtaatagtaaaaaaaaaaaaaaaaaaaaaaagtttcaaatttCAAAGTCCCTCAACAGGCTCAATTAAAACCCATTCAAACGCACATATTAGTTCCTGCGTCATAAATGCAGTAGCCTACAATTTAGaatactaaaaaataaattggcTCATACTTGTTAGATGATAATTACAACATACGAAAGTCACAAATGTTTCACAAAGTCTTTTTTCCATGGAcattatgtatataaatatcaatattaacggtctatgcttTTTCCCCCATTTGATGATAAAGCAGTGGGCTTCAGTAAGTAAACACCCCCCCCTCGCTACAACTGATTTTGTCGAAGAACAACACCCGTTCATTTCAAGCAAAACGTGGTTTTAGATGTCTGGTTAATTTGCTTAAACGACACcgacacaaaagaaaatgatagGACTCGTCCTCGGTGTGTTTTCACCCCGCTAAGTTGActataaaacagaacaaaaactaaaatgaacgATTTGTGAATGGAGTTTGGCGTGACGCACGGCAGAGGCCAACACGTATCGTGggaccttgttttttttctcaatgagGTGAAACTTGATTCAcgcggcggggggggggggggggaagagaagagaaagaaacaccAGCTCACCATTGAGAAATTTACCCCAGAGAAGAGAAAGATTCCCGCCGCTGCTGGAGCTAACTACCCGGCCGTAAATACCGCGTTGTCAGAGCTAACAGATGCGGGCAAATGGACGCAATGTTGCCTTTGATTTTCAGAAAATGGCGTTCGCCTCTTAACCCATATCTGCTCACagctagcaaaaaaaaacacgacgACGCGGTCGCTGTAAgacaacaaagcaaaaacaagcCCACATATGCACgctagttttttcttttttttttaataaagtgatATGATAACAATGCAGGACTCACTTGATACGTGAAGTTTCTTGTCAGTGTGAAAATAAGCGCAGACTTCCTCCCCTACATCCCCTGCAGCTCCTCGTATCAAAACTCGGCTGGGAATTTTACTGAATGAAGAGCTCTGACCGCTGGATCTAAAAGCCCGAGCCCTATGCTGCCCTCCCATTGGCTAGAACACAAAGTCAGTCAAAGAGCGAGCCAATCGTCTTCAAGACTGCTCTGACGCCCGtcccttgtgttttttatgaATGGCCGCGTTTCATTCATGGCTCCAGAGCTCTCTTAAAGAGCCAGAGCATCAATTCCATTTAATAAGTTGGTAAATAATTAATTCTGAACGAAATTCtctatatatattgatatatattgattgattgatatatcaaataaaacaatcgtaaaaatagcaataaataaacagaattACTTTATTACTATTACTACCACAAAGGCTACTATTAggtaacaattattacataactCACATATCAAATAATACAGTTTATTCTATTTATATTAATGCAATTTAGTAaggaaaacatatttattttatttgtcgTAGTTCACCAAATGTACTGGTCAATATAATTTGGCATAATAGGataaacagagtgtaaattgtaatttccccactggggatcaataaagtataaattatgataaaaaaattattaatattttttataataatgaacaCAGTGGCATTAGTAATTGACAATTAAGGGGGCACTGCCATGCAACATTCATTTTTATCTACATGTAGAGTTAAGATGCCTAAAACAACATATTGTGCCATTATGATTGTGAGGATGAGGAAAcagttactactactactactaatactccTACTaagactactactactactacggaTAACACCATTCTTTATTATGATACAAACTCATAATATGAGTACTGCTTAAATAATTTGTTGTTAAATAAACAAGTCGTTGTAATAATCATTTGAACATGAATCctcaactattttgataattagtTAATAGtttaagtcatttatcaagcaaaatgccaaacattcccagttttccagcttctcaaatgtgatgtTACTATTTTCTGGCATGTAATATGTTTAACAATTAATCGATTGAGCACTAATGGATTGTCAAAATGATCCTCAGTAACAGCCCTTATTAAGACAAATTTACAATACTTCACATAAAGTGGGATTGAAAAGAAGATGGGCCCAAGAAGCTGCGTCATCCTTCCACGTTTCATCAGTTCATCATGGAGTTCATCAAGTCATGTTGTGGGCCTAGTGATAAGCCAATGACTGCACCTTACCCTCCTATGAAAGCTATGCCCGACATCTTACGAGGATGCTTTTGTTGAGGTGTAGAAATGCTGTacttcctttccttttccaaGCCATCCCAAGCCACCGGAGCAAACAGGCAGTTGTGTAGCTGCTGCATGTTTGACGTATTTAATCCAGCATCCCACATGACTGCTTCAAAGCCCAGTCATCTCAGCAGGTGGTAGAACAGTTTCTCCACTTTTAATTCCACTTTGATCTCTTTTCACTTCATCACCATTTGCGGCAGAGAGACCTCGCCACCTGATTATGTATTAAGTCTGGCATTTACTGTTTTCAGAGAACCGGCATTGAAGTTTTGGCACGGCGCCTCTTTGTGATGGTTCTTGAAAATCTGAGACAAAAGAAGAGTATAAATCCCTGCAGTTATAATGACTTATGAACCGTTAGGGACAGTCagtcagtggaaggctgctccttcccaagtgtcggaccaacagactcaaggacacctttgtccctcatgccatcagactctacaacgtCTCACtcagggggaggaggaaatagggcagagaggacaaaacatacaatacacacatacatacaaacatacatatagacatacatacatacagtacatatacatacatacatacatacatacacacctggacttacatCAATACCcgatcactttaacactggactcaacactgacacttaataatttatggtcttttatatctttatttgacaaatgttcttattgttactattattatcattattactgttattttgttgtctttatactgtccttttttatctatttttttatttttattttttttttgttgctaaaactgctgctggaattttcaatttcctcgctcggagtcatcccaaaaggatcaataaagagaagtctaagtctaaatgtAACAAAAGGTTGAaaggtcagcagcagcagaacgCCCAGTGCAATGCAATGCTCCCCTTCTGAAGGCTGTAACTGAAGAGCGTGATCTATtgtgatgcacacacacaacccgtGGTCCAGTTATTGTAGATCTGTATTGTCTTGAGAAAGCTGTGGAGACAGCAACACCCGCTAAATACAGATTCAACCAGCATTTAAGTCTTTTGTATGTTCTTTTTAAGTATATGCACCAAAAATGATGCTTTTATTAACTTTTGACTGTTCCATACACACAAGTTAAAGAATGTTCTTTCACAGTAGACATAAAAGTCCCATTTGATGACTTCAGACTCAGTGACCTGTTCGGGTGcacgttttttttcctttttcagttcTTAGAAATAGCTCAATCAGCAAAAGGCGATGCCAGAGTAGATCTGCGTGTGATAAAAGTTCCCGTTCAAACATCAGCTGCAGAGCTCAGCAGCTCTGTTACTGATTTGCAGCGTCTCCTGTTTACTCGGCCATCACACGTGTAATACCGCGTACGCATCACATCTTTATGATTTTTATTCATCCGTTCTGGCAGATCAACGAGCACGATATAATCTATCACATCCTGCGTCAGGAAATGACACACTGCAGTCTTGGAGTTTCTTATCAAATGTGTCTGCAGGTTGTTTACGATGTTCCTTTCCTCTGTTTCTTGCCAAATGTCTATTAAAATATTCTCTTAGTGTCTTTTGGTGGGATCTTTTTActtgctgacttttttttaaattgtaattctAAATAACAAGATATCATCTTTTCTGTCTTTCGGAAATACATACTTTTTCAATTCATTAGGGTTTCACACAGCAATACAATACACGTCAACATGACGTATGCAGAGCGCACACAGGAAGTGGCGCACAATTTGAAATATGTCTTTTTCAGCACTTTGCACCATATGGAGGGAATTACTCTATAAGTCTTACTCTTGCATGCGGTGTCCAATGGTCATGGAAACACACGGCCATGTGGGCTGGGAGCTGCTGGCACCCCCGACATGCACATTATCTCTTTTGTCTTCTGGCAATCCATAGTATATCAATTCATTAAGGTTTTAGACAGCAATGACGCAAAGTTACCAAATGgtgccaacaagtgctgagagagaagaagaaaacccAAATGGGATATGGTGATGCTATAATATTTTACAGCTTTGAGTCCTACTTATAAGTTAGTATCTCTTAAATAGTTCTCTTAACTAGTTTTTGACTAGAGGTAAATATCAGAACTTATTAGAACTGATTTGACGACTTAAGTAATACAAGCTATGATTGATTAAAGTTACATAGGTACTGTTAAATTATATCATATCATGACATTGACTTGCTACGGTAAAGCTTTTTTGTTTCATCCCTGActttacatatatttatttatttccataatGAGCTTCCATACAGGGTCCACATTGTCCTGAGAGCTCTGTCCTGTGTCATGAAGCTCTAGCACCGCTGGGTGGCTCTTACTGTACGCCTGCTCCTCCTGGACTCATTAACTCACATGTTTATGAAGCTGTAATATTAACCCAATAAAGAAgataagatagactttattaatcccacactggggaaattccTGTGCTACAACAGCTCGAAAGATGTGTATTTTTACACAAATCCGattaacacaaatacacattaagtAGACTTGGTGGAAAAAGTGTGTGTAAAgtataagaaatataaagaaaatagAACCACTATagaaataatagtaataatacaaacacatttacacagtaaGCACCTTCATGTAAACAGACAGTATGTAAACAGAGATGTAAATAGTGATGAACAATATAATATTCAACACTCATACAGACCATTTTTCTGATTATGAGGTAATTCACTCTTGATATTATAAACATTGTTTGCTAATGTCAATGCAGggctttaaactttttttcccccccaatttTTATAAtgcagtacttctacttttacttaaaatgaTCTGAATAAGTCTCCCACCCCTGTCACTTCTTACTAAGCCATCAAGTCTTCAGTTATGATTGATAAGTATTAATGTAGGTGTTTCTCACATTATGATAAGCCAACAGCAAAAGTTAGTTTCTACAATCAAACATGTTAACACATTAATAAAGACGTTCTTTCTACAGCAACACATCAAGTCTTGAATTGTAAATGTCAATGAGTTTTGAAATGGAGTTAAGTCCAGATGCCCTGCAGGacttttacaaaataaaggTCAAACAATCAAATGCAGAAGTTATCTAAGAATAGCTAAAAAGACAAAGCAAGTGCAGCAGGTGGCACTATCTGTCCAAAAGTGGCTTGTGTCCAACCCACtgtatctttttgttgttgttgtgtctgtgCACCAGCTGGCTGATGGGTTTCTGCTGTATTGTTCCCTGGCACAGGCTGCTATCTACAGAACAATGGCTGCTTGCATACCACGGGTCCCTGTTGGTGAATACTCTTGAATCACCAGTGTGGGCTTTTTGCAGGCGGGTGGCTCATTAGCCACCAGATGTTAGCACCCACTGCTCAGCTAATAGCACTACGGGCATCCGACTCGCAGCCAGTCTAACGCAAATGATGCAATAATGATAATTTCCATGACTAATGGAGGAAATATTCATGTCCCCCAGAAGATGGATCCCATTGTTTTTGGTTAGTCTCTAATCTTCCGTCCATAACACCCAAAGCAGGCCAAGTTTCTACTGTAAATCGAGGGATTTGTAATGTCATGCTCCCCAGAGGATGGACTCTAGTTATGGACGCTGTTACGCGCATgttcaaaaatgtattgtaaaatgtaacttgttctttctctgtgcagttttcttttcacctacgtttttattgtgtaatcacaacaacacaaaaaatcaCTCCCATCTGTTCTGCTGCAgtttgtgtgcttttatttGCAGGTGGAGTTCAGGGTAATGGGTGGAGGAAGGTGAGAAACAGGAAGGTTTATGTGTCCACGACACGTCTAATGGAGCCCACGGATGGATGCTGGGCCCCCCAGTCTGGGTGCCGTCTGTATTCGCCCTTCTCCAGCAGGTACTGGCGCCCCCTGTAGTTGGGATGCTCGTAGAAGACCCAGCTGCCGTCCTGGACGTGGGCCGAGCGAATGTCACGATGGCGCCAGTGGTCCAGCAGGTTGGGCAGGTCCTCGCTCAACTCGAACATCTGGCCGTTGAAGTCTGCATGCTCGTAGATGCGGATCTTGTGCACGCTAGAAAGCTTGAACATTAAACAAGCAAAAACATAACGTGCTAATTAGTGAGCTTCAGATGTCCTGGTGGACAGGTTTTTGACCTTTGGACAGTGACTGGCTAAGTTAAGCTAACCATCTCATGGCTGTAGCTTCAAATTTAACCCCCacgttgtcctcaggtcaaactgacccgttttcctatataaatgtttctttttatttccccaaaataacatgattgatttcacacaacgctctttggcaagttcaaatctctactttcatttattttggggcgtcttattcaattttatagcatttgaaaaaaaaatggaagtggttttgaaatagtaatgagtaaaagttgacatattccagtctgtgattatccatcaacaaacattcctttaattttagtctaaataattcctaatttctgcttttctaactcaaacattaggtttagtttcctttaaatgaggttcattgaccataaaatcCAGAAATAACTGtataactaaagttaataagttaatgttacatagtgttgaaaacgttaaaaaaagtgacaaacatagaaataaaaaccgtcaaaagtgtggaaaaatgggacaaaaacgtttACAGACAGATATGAGAGTTATTAATCTTGTACCTAACTCTCAGTAAGAGAGAGAGCATATGAGTTTATTTTCCTGCATGTTGAACTATTTCTTTAAGTTTCCATGGGTCtttagtaaaaatgtattttatattccTACAGACAGCCTACTGTAGTAAAATGCACATTTTGCAATATCCTTGTACCATTAATTCAGGGTTTTTTCCTACCATAATAAGGCTTATGCatggaaccccccccccccccccccaagcccattgaattaaaaatcaacttgagcatcaaaactaactaaattaCTGTTGTCAGATCAAAAGATTGTAGTTGGCCTACAGCggacttctttagcaagttttgtctttaggctttttgagttttatttatttagttattatcTGCTCTAGTTTTTTTAGAGATACAAGACACTAGTGAAAACACTGCAAGCCGAAAATCCAAATTCACTGAAAAACCAACTACTGGGATGTTTTGTTACAGTGTAGGATAAGATAAAAACAGCACCATATTATGTAATTATTATGGTAAGTTGCATTGCTATTAATGGGTGAAACAAGAACATAATTGGTACCAGGACACCCAGAATAGCAGCCTGTTGGATATAAAGAAACTGATGGTCTGAAAAAACTGTTTATATTCAACTATCTTGTAGGTTCATAAGTGGTACAAACATTTCTAACCTGGGCTCCAAAGCAGTTTTCCATAACTTACGTGTCTGATGAGCCGACAGGAGCGGATGGTGTCGTTGAAGCCGTTCCAGCTCTGGTAGTTGGGGTACTCCCCTCTGTTGAGGACGTACTGGTAGCCCTTGTATTGGGGTCTCTCATAGATGACCCAAGCCCCGCTCTCCACCCGGATGGAGTTACATCGCTGGAAGTGGGTGCTGAGCTCATGGCAGTCCCCGCTGCATTCATAGTGATGACCCTTGAAGTTCTTTTCCTCATAAAAGAAAATCTGCACAGCAGGATT
This region includes:
- the LOC116673773 gene encoding gamma-crystallin M2, with protein sequence MEHTGKIFFYEEKNFKGHHYECSGDCHELSTHFQRCNSIRVESGAWVIYERPQYKGYQYVLNRGEYPNYQSWNGFNDTIRSCRLIRHLSSVHKIRIYEHADFNGQMFELSEDLPNLLDHWRHRDIRSAHVQDGSWVFYEHPNYRGRQYLLEKGEYRRHPDWGAQHPSVGSIRRVVDT